One window of Nostoc sp. C052 genomic DNA carries:
- a CDS encoding Nif3-like dinuclear metal center hexameric protein gives MKIADLITWFEVWANPAWCESWDNCGWQIEPGVLQEKARVLVCLTPTLAVMQEAIAENANLIFAHHPLIFNPLKSLRTGEAIAEMVRLAFTHNIGIYTAHTNFDQVQDGTADVLAQILELKEVTPIEPTQGGLGYGRVGLLEPFLTLQELLTTIQTRLSPPNLIFSPTADLQQTISRVAVLGGSGASYISAVSKTGAQAYLTSDCKFHQFQESRDCNLILIDAGHYATERPACDRLVQKFQSLNLDWVQLSQKDEDFRQFFA, from the coding sequence ATGAAAATTGCTGATTTAATTACTTGGTTTGAAGTATGGGCAAATCCTGCTTGGTGTGAAAGTTGGGATAATTGTGGCTGGCAAATTGAACCAGGAGTTTTACAAGAAAAAGCACGGGTTTTAGTTTGTTTGACACCAACTTTGGCGGTAATGCAGGAAGCGATCGCAGAAAATGCTAATCTGATATTCGCCCATCATCCCTTAATTTTTAATCCTCTCAAATCTTTACGCACTGGTGAAGCGATCGCAGAAATGGTACGGTTAGCTTTTACCCACAATATTGGTATTTACACTGCTCACACGAATTTTGACCAAGTACAAGATGGGACTGCTGACGTTTTAGCTCAGATTTTAGAACTCAAAGAAGTTACTCCCATAGAACCTACACAAGGAGGATTAGGATATGGTCGTGTTGGTTTGCTAGAGCCATTTCTAACATTACAGGAATTACTCACAACTATTCAAACCCGACTTTCTCCCCCTAATTTGATTTTTTCCCCCACTGCTGATTTACAGCAAACAATTTCACGAGTTGCTGTTTTGGGTGGTTCAGGGGCTAGTTACATTTCAGCCGTCTCCAAAACTGGCGCTCAAGCTTATCTGACTTCTGACTGTAAATTTCATCAGTTTCAAGAAAGCCGCGATTGCAATCTTATTTTAATCGATGCTGGACATTACGCTACCGAACGTCCAGCTTGCGATCGCTTAGTGCAAAAATTCCAGTCCTTAAATCTAGACTGGGTGCAATTAAGTCAAAAAGATGAAGATTTCCGCCAGTTTTTTGCTTGA
- a CDS encoding DUF6679 family protein, giving the protein MLHRKIYQLCCDGREVCVFLRDQQRWIERARIIDIEGDLVTLRYETEEEDEVCSWEEMVRLESIGAVTQKLASVPRGNVEPLMTEDCPEAERIHNRYTDSNPE; this is encoded by the coding sequence ATGCTACACCGCAAGATTTATCAACTGTGTTGCGATGGGCGCGAGGTATGTGTTTTCTTGCGGGACCAGCAACGCTGGATTGAACGCGCCCGCATCATAGATATAGAGGGAGATTTAGTTACCCTACGCTATGAAACAGAAGAAGAGGATGAAGTTTGTTCTTGGGAAGAAATGGTTCGCCTTGAGAGCATTGGTGCTGTAACGCAAAAATTGGCTTCAGTACCGCGCGGGAATGTGGAACCTCTGATGACTGAAGATTGTCCCGAAGCAGAGCGCATCCACAACCGTTACACTGACTCGAATCCAGAATAA
- a CDS encoding MBL fold metallo-hydrolase: MRDNLSASSRVDAAEAGSELECLPYSVQHDNEGVCLLVKMGPHRILLDCGVEDISLLAKGLPKSGGGASSPLPADLVLISHAHPDHSRGLLALNKAFPKLPIYGSEVTSKLLPLNWLEEDPEKISKFCHALPLRSPVEFQDGLVAELFPAGHLPGAVAILLTYTTQQRTYKLLYTGDFFLSNSRLVEGLRLEELRGLDLDVLIIEGSYGTSRHPHRRNQENQLAERINRAIADRCSVILPTPALGLGQELLMLLRSHHHFTGRDLDIWVDGAVATGCDAYLELLPHLPPSVQNFARHQPLFWDERVRPRVRRLQPEHRSNVGKSPCIVLTDSTSDLGEHCQLDTGPWLILLPEKIDIKVNKEYLAPTSVETYLLAQHSDGPGTTQLIHNLRPQHVIFVHGSPAYLADLTSLEELQNRYHVHSPAADTLVELPIGDTFLQPAAPETNYEGELTELGTVITITLPNVITADPRWRQFADTGLIEARWQGEELVLRGLSQRELLNQNSDRYTWTDVDCCGTCRHQRGQRCWNPASPLYNFKVTLEGYCPAFESLSNPES; encoded by the coding sequence ATGAGGGATAATCTGTCGGCATCCTCTCGCGTAGATGCTGCGGAAGCGGGTAGTGAATTAGAATGTTTGCCCTATAGTGTCCAGCATGACAATGAGGGCGTGTGTTTATTGGTGAAGATGGGTCCACACCGCATTCTATTGGACTGCGGTGTGGAGGATATTTCATTGCTGGCTAAGGGCCTTCCTAAGTCGGGAGGTGGAGCTAGTTCGCCCTTACCAGCAGATTTAGTTTTGATTAGTCACGCCCACCCAGATCACTCCAGAGGCTTACTGGCACTGAATAAAGCTTTTCCCAAGTTACCTATTTATGGTAGTGAGGTGACTAGCAAGTTGTTGCCGCTGAATTGGCTAGAGGAAGATCCTGAGAAAATTTCCAAATTTTGTCATGCGCTGCCGTTGCGATCGCCTGTAGAATTCCAAGATGGTTTGGTAGCAGAATTATTTCCCGCAGGGCATCTACCAGGAGCAGTGGCAATTCTCCTGACCTACACCACCCAGCAGCGTACATACAAGCTACTGTATACAGGGGACTTTTTCTTATCAAACTCCCGCTTGGTAGAAGGTTTGCGTTTAGAGGAACTGCGGGGCTTAGACTTGGATGTGCTAATCATTGAAGGTAGTTATGGCACATCCCGTCATCCTCACCGCCGCAACCAAGAAAATCAACTAGCCGAGCGAATTAATCGAGCGATCGCTGATCGTTGTTCTGTAATTCTTCCCACCCCGGCTTTAGGATTAGGTCAAGAATTATTAATGCTCTTGCGATCGCATCACCATTTCACCGGACGAGATTTAGATATTTGGGTAGATGGTGCTGTCGCTACTGGTTGTGATGCCTACCTAGAACTGCTACCCCACCTTCCTCCATCGGTGCAGAATTTCGCTCGCCATCAACCCTTGTTTTGGGATGAACGGGTACGTCCCCGCGTGCGTCGTTTGCAACCAGAACATCGTTCCAATGTAGGCAAGTCACCTTGTATTGTCCTCACCGACTCGACATCTGATTTAGGTGAACATTGCCAACTAGACACCGGCCCTTGGCTGATTCTCCTACCAGAAAAAATTGATATAAAAGTTAATAAAGAATATTTAGCACCTACTAGTGTTGAAACCTATCTCTTAGCTCAACATAGTGATGGCCCTGGTACTACGCAGCTAATTCATAACTTACGACCCCAGCATGTCATTTTTGTCCACGGTTCTCCTGCCTACTTGGCAGACTTGACTAGCTTAGAGGAATTGCAAAACCGTTACCACGTACATTCCCCGGCGGCTGACACCTTAGTAGAACTGCCCATCGGCGATACATTTTTACAACCGGCAGCACCAGAGACTAACTACGAAGGCGAACTGACAGAGTTGGGAACAGTAATCACAATCACCCTACCCAATGTGATTACTGCCGATCCGCGTTGGCGGCAATTTGCCGACACTGGTTTAATCGAAGCTCGTTGGCAAGGGGAAGAACTGGTATTAAGGGGATTGTCTCAACGAGAACTGCTCAACCAAAATAGCGATCGCTATACATGGACAGATGTAGACTGTTGTGGTACTTGCCGACATCAAAGGGGGCAGCGGTGTTGGAATCCAGCTTCCCCGTTGTATAACTTCAAAGTAACTCTCGAAGGTTACTGTCCTGCCTTTGAAAGTTTATCTAATCCTGAGTCCTGA
- a CDS encoding glycosyltransferase family 39 protein, giving the protein MHSLLKNPIWLKALVIFILTLGIFFRFINLDKKIYWGDETFTSLRLSGYTTKEVNSQLFDGRIVTIEDIQKYQRTNYQKDFTDTIKGLALEEPQLPPLYFLIARFWVKLFGNSIAVTRSISALISLLIFPCTYWLCLELFGSSLVGWIAMAIIAVSPFNVLYAQEARPYSLWAVTIVLSNASFLRALRLKTKLSWLLYGITMTLGLYTYLLSILVAIGNGLYVLVIERFRFTKTVITYIIASLLAILAFFPWILAIIVNFNSFRETSKWAFETMPISNVIQEWMRNISYSFMDFWYYFTYFPDSKFNLSFGTYLIPLLLILVGYSVYFIYRETPPKISVFILTLMSVNSLPLMLSDLVSGGYRSIMARYFVPSYIGIYLSVAYLFARKINSINRRLFITNLWKLSFLALLIGGIISFSVSSQLETWWTKRTLDHVIVPRLINQTSHPLLILENSIPMVASLSYLLNSDVDFQFIKTKQLPIVPNKFSNVFLLESPKFPVNKFEEEQKMKGKLVYKGRKQNLWKLEKNSGIK; this is encoded by the coding sequence ATGCACAGCTTACTAAAAAATCCAATCTGGTTAAAAGCTTTAGTTATTTTTATATTAACATTGGGGATATTTTTTCGATTTATTAATTTAGATAAAAAGATTTATTGGGGAGATGAAACTTTCACGTCACTAAGGCTTTCAGGCTACACAACAAAAGAGGTCAATAGCCAACTCTTTGACGGCAGAATAGTTACTATAGAAGACATCCAAAAATATCAACGCACCAATTATCAAAAAGATTTCACTGATACTATTAAAGGATTAGCATTAGAAGAACCGCAGCTTCCACCGCTATATTTTCTCATAGCTAGGTTTTGGGTAAAACTTTTTGGTAATTCTATTGCAGTAACGCGGAGTATTTCTGCACTGATAAGTCTGCTAATCTTTCCTTGCACTTATTGGTTGTGTTTAGAATTATTTGGTTCATCACTGGTAGGGTGGATAGCAATGGCAATTATAGCTGTTTCACCTTTTAATGTATTGTATGCCCAGGAAGCAAGACCTTATAGTTTATGGGCAGTGACTATTGTTTTATCAAATGCCTCATTTTTGCGAGCATTGCGACTCAAAACAAAGCTGAGTTGGTTACTCTATGGAATAACAATGACTCTTGGCTTATACACATACTTACTAAGTATATTAGTAGCAATTGGGAACGGATTATATGTGTTGGTCATTGAACGCTTCCGATTTACTAAAACTGTCATTACTTATATTATCGCGTCATTGTTGGCGATTTTAGCGTTTTTTCCGTGGATTTTGGCTATTATTGTTAATTTTAATAGTTTTCGAGAAACTTCAAAGTGGGCATTTGAAACTATGCCAATATCAAATGTTATTCAGGAATGGATGAGAAATATCAGCTATAGCTTTATGGATTTTTGGTATTACTTTACATATTTCCCTGATTCTAAATTTAATCTATCTTTCGGTACTTATCTAATTCCTCTACTTTTGATTTTAGTTGGATACTCGGTTTATTTTATTTACCGTGAAACTCCCCCAAAAATCTCAGTTTTTATTCTGACATTGATGAGTGTTAACTCTCTACCCCTAATGCTGTCAGATTTAGTTTCAGGGGGATATCGGTCGATTATGGCACGATATTTTGTTCCCTCTTACATAGGTATTTATTTATCTGTAGCCTACTTATTTGCTAGAAAAATAAATTCTATAAATAGAAGGCTATTTATCACTAACCTATGGAAATTATCTTTCCTTGCTCTTTTAATAGGAGGAATTATATCTTTTTCTGTTAGTTCTCAGCTAGAAACTTGGTGGACTAAAAGAACTCTTGATCATGTTATAGTACCCAGACTAATCAACCAAACTTCTCATCCACTATTAATCCTTGAAAACTCTATACCAATGGTAGCGTCTCTTAGTTATTTGCTGAATTCAGACGTTGATTTTCAGTTTATAAAAACTAAACAACTCCCAATCGTTCCTAATAAATTCAGCAATGTGTTTTTACTGGAGTCTCCCAAGTTTCCGGTAAATAAATTTGAGGAAGAGCAAAAAATGAAAGGGAAGCTTGTCTACAAAGGTCGAAAGCAAAACCTATGGAAACTAGAGAAGAATTCAGGCATAAAATAG